GTCAGCGTCGAAGACGGGCAGCCCGCGCAGGCCCCCTGCATGTGCAGGTAAACAATGCCGCGATCAAAACCGTGGAAGGTGATGTCACCACCGTCCTGAGCCACCGCCGGACGCACGCGGCTGTCCAGCAGATCTTTGATCTGATTGACGATTTCAGCGTCTTCCCCAGTGTGTTCTGCATGGCCAGATGCGGCAGTTGCATCTGCACCCATCACGGGTTGACCCGATTGGTAGTGCTCCATCACTGCACCCAGGATCGCCGGTTTGATGTGATCCCACTGAACCTCATCGGATTTGGTGACAGTGACAAAATCGTTGCCAAAGAACACGCCGGTCACACCGTTAACAGCAAAGATTCGTTTGGCCAGAGGAGATTTCTCGCCCGCTTCCGGCGTTGGGAAATCTGCAGTTCCAGCCTCAAGCACCGTTTGGCCGGGCAGAAATTTCAACGTGGCCGGGTTTGGGGTGGATTCGGTCTGGATGAACATGAGGCAGCTCCGTCTGATGTGCCTCTGATATGCGCGCAGGGGCGCGGGAAGTCAAGATTTGGA
The genomic region above belongs to Ruegeria sp. HKCCD4315 and contains:
- a CDS encoding NifU family protein, with the protein product MFIQTESTPNPATLKFLPGQTVLEAGTADFPTPEAGEKSPLAKRIFAVNGVTGVFFGNDFVTVTKSDEVQWDHIKPAILGAVMEHYQSGQPVMGADATAASGHAEHTGEDAEIVNQIKDLLDSRVRPAVAQDGGDITFHGFDRGIVYLHMQGACAGCPSSTLTLKMGIENLLRHYIPEVTEVRPVAV